AAAGGCGGAGGCGGCGTTGGCTGTAATGTCCAATCGCTATCAAAGGGTTTGGATCACCGATGAGGGCGCTGCCAGGCAGATGCTGGATCTGGTTGAATAAACCACTGGCCCGGTGAAGATCAGGATTGAGAATGTTTTTCCTCAAGTTTTGAGGAGATAACTACACTTGGAACATTACCCTAAGGAGGAGATTTACGTGGCAATCAAAGTTGGTATCAATGGGTTTGGTCGAATCGGCCGCCTAGTGTTCCGGTACGCTTTTGGCAACCCCAATATTGACATCGTTGCCATCAACGACCTGACCGATGCAAAGACCTTGGCTCACCTGCTGAAGTATGACTCTGTACATGGGACCTTCCCGGAGGAAGTCGAGGTCGACGGTGATTACATCGTCGTTGGCGACAAGCGGATTCGGGTTAGCGCTGAGCGTGATCCCAAGAACATTGGTTGGGGAGACCTTGGTGTAGAGTACGTTGTTGAGTCCACTGGTGTTTTCCGGACCAAGGAATCTGCCATGGCTCACATCGAGGGTGGCGCCAAGAAGGTTGTCATCACTGCTCCCGCCAAGAACGAAGACATTACCATTGTCATGGGTGTCAACGAGGATCAATACGATCCCGCTAACCACCACGTTGTGTCCAATGCTTCCTGTACCACCAACTGTCTAGCACCGGTGGCTTATGTATTGGATAAGGTCTTCGGGATTGAGCACGGTCTGATGACCACCGTTCACGCCTATACCAATGACCAGAATATCTTGGACTTGCCCCATAAGGATCTCCGCAGAGCTCGGGCCGCTGCAATGAGCATTATTCCCACCACTACCGGTGCTGCTGCTGCCGTGGCTTTGGTACTGCCTCAGTTGAAGGGTAAGCTCGATGGCTTTGCCATGCGGGTTCCCACTCCCGACGTTTCGGTAGTCGACTTGACGGTAAAACTGAGCAAGTCCGTTACCGCCGAAGAGGTCAACAATGCCTTGCGCGAGGCTGCTGAAGGCGAACTCAAGGGTATCCTCGGCTATGAGCCCAAGGAGCTGGTGTCCATGGACTTCAAGGGCGATTCCCGCTCCTCGATTGTCGATGCCAGTCTAACCACTGTGATGGCCGACGACATGGTCAAGGTTGTCTCCTGGTATGATAACGAGTGGGGTTATTCCTGCCGAGTCGTAGACCTGGTAGAGTACATGGCCAGCAAGGCTTAATAGGTCAAACG
The nucleotide sequence above comes from Bacillota bacterium. Encoded proteins:
- the gap gene encoding type I glyceraldehyde-3-phosphate dehydrogenase, with the translated sequence MAIKVGINGFGRIGRLVFRYAFGNPNIDIVAINDLTDAKTLAHLLKYDSVHGTFPEEVEVDGDYIVVGDKRIRVSAERDPKNIGWGDLGVEYVVESTGVFRTKESAMAHIEGGAKKVVITAPAKNEDITIVMGVNEDQYDPANHHVVSNASCTTNCLAPVAYVLDKVFGIEHGLMTTVHAYTNDQNILDLPHKDLRRARAAAMSIIPTTTGAAAAVALVLPQLKGKLDGFAMRVPTPDVSVVDLTVKLSKSVTAEEVNNALREAAEGELKGILGYEPKELVSMDFKGDSRSSIVDASLTTVMADDMVKVVSWYDNEWGYSCRVVDLVEYMASKA